The uncultured Cohaesibacter sp. genome window below encodes:
- a CDS encoding FAD-dependent oxidoreductase produces the protein MSEIIVLGAGMVGVSTALALQERGHAVTLLDRSNPGLETSYGNAGLIQREAAEPYHIPHNLVTLFLYGIGRTNDIVYHWKDMPNIMPSLWAYFVNSGETQHRRISKIFEQMTVKCTDDHQPLIEASDSERLIERKGFFKLCRNKRSFDEQSSEAERIASMYDVPLRMVDGKELRALEPALKVDVSGAVHWTDTWACSDPGALTSAYADLFVKRGGAFVKGDAMSLKQTATGWEVKGNDGAISANEVVVALGPWAPDLLAPFGYKIKMVYKRGYHAHFKMDKPLTRPIQDYANGCVFAPMEKGMRIATGAELVNRKDPANPKQLMHGLKSARELMDVGEMVEAEPWFGNRPCMPDMLPVVGAAQKHKGLWFHFGHGHQGFTQGPTTAKLLLDVMDGKTTALTDALSPDKRAVISVA, from the coding sequence ATGTCTGAGATAATCGTTCTGGGCGCTGGTATGGTTGGCGTCAGTACGGCCCTCGCCCTGCAAGAGCGCGGACACGCAGTCACCCTTTTGGACCGTTCCAATCCGGGCCTTGAAACAAGCTATGGCAACGCAGGCCTCATCCAGCGTGAAGCCGCCGAACCATACCACATCCCCCACAATCTGGTGACGCTGTTCCTCTACGGGATCGGCCGCACCAACGACATCGTCTACCACTGGAAGGACATGCCGAACATCATGCCGTCCCTGTGGGCCTATTTCGTCAATTCAGGCGAAACCCAGCATCGTCGCATCTCCAAGATCTTCGAGCAGATGACGGTCAAATGCACGGATGACCACCAGCCCCTGATCGAGGCATCAGACTCCGAACGCCTCATCGAGCGCAAGGGCTTCTTCAAGCTATGCCGCAACAAGCGCTCCTTTGACGAACAGTCGAGCGAGGCCGAACGCATCGCCTCGATGTATGACGTACCGCTGCGCATGGTGGACGGCAAGGAACTGCGCGCCCTCGAACCGGCCCTCAAGGTCGATGTATCCGGCGCCGTTCACTGGACCGACACCTGGGCCTGCTCCGATCCGGGAGCCCTTACCTCGGCCTATGCCGACCTGTTCGTCAAGCGCGGTGGCGCCTTCGTCAAGGGCGATGCCATGAGCCTCAAGCAGACCGCAACCGGCTGGGAAGTGAAGGGCAACGATGGCGCGATTTCCGCAAATGAAGTCGTCGTGGCACTTGGCCCGTGGGCTCCTGATCTGCTCGCTCCGTTCGGCTACAAGATCAAGATGGTCTACAAGCGCGGCTACCATGCTCATTTCAAGATGGACAAGCCGCTGACCCGCCCGATCCAGGACTATGCCAACGGCTGCGTCTTTGCCCCGATGGAAAAGGGCATGCGCATCGCCACGGGGGCCGAGCTGGTCAACCGCAAGGACCCGGCAAACCCGAAACAGCTCATGCACGGCCTCAAGAGCGCCCGCGAGCTGATGGATGTCGGCGAGATGGTCGAAGCCGAACCATGGTTCGGCAACCGCCCCTGCATGCCGGACATGCTGCCGGTCGTGGGCGCTGCCCAGAAGCACAAGGGGCTGTGGTTCCACTTCGGCCATGGTCATCAGGGATTCACCCAGGGCCCGACCACTGCCAAGCTTCTTCTTGATGTCATGGACGGCAAGACCACCGCCCTTACCGACGCCCTGTCGCCAGACAAGCGCGCAGTGATATCGGTCGCCTAG
- a CDS encoding capsular biosynthesis protein encodes MELHSPAEKNIKRVFLFLQGHPSFFARNVADRLEKDGNEVLRINFCLGDAILWWGRKAFNYRLPFSHWEGYLREFVDKHGVTDIVYYADRKPYHQIAAKVANDCGIPTYAYEFGYLRPDWITLERGGMSGFSHFPTDPHAIRAVASRCDEPDLKQKYPYTKPREIVFEVSYNLLSYFLWFLYPFYKADRYYNPLVEYISGIPGLFLEKRRSVAARRLVTKLGREKRPFYVFSLQLQSDYQLRSNSPFPHQKKAIESTLVSFARNTGTRTNLILKAHPLDNGFEHWGRFIRKKAKELGVSDRVHYVIGGNLTFMLKHAKGCIMINSTVGLHSVRSGCPVKVLGHAIFDIKGLTHQGTIDSFWTQPQSPDPEFVKDFVKALAGTIQVKGNFFTAKGNKAGVPAFARNLVERRVNGLGAFVEVPPRLMTLRAFERPLYSQLPVAIEVDSTAEDIRSINDIKADPVLDF; translated from the coding sequence ATGGAACTGCATAGTCCTGCTGAGAAGAATATAAAGAGAGTTTTTCTTTTTCTTCAGGGTCACCCTTCATTTTTCGCCAGAAATGTCGCTGACCGTCTTGAGAAAGATGGCAACGAGGTGTTGCGTATCAACTTCTGTTTGGGTGATGCGATCCTGTGGTGGGGCAGGAAGGCGTTTAACTACCGGTTGCCTTTTTCTCATTGGGAAGGCTATCTGAGAGAATTTGTCGACAAACACGGTGTTACCGACATCGTCTATTATGCAGACCGTAAGCCCTATCACCAGATTGCTGCAAAGGTTGCTAACGATTGCGGTATTCCGACATACGCTTATGAGTTCGGTTACCTGCGCCCGGATTGGATCACGCTAGAACGGGGCGGGATGTCCGGCTTTTCTCATTTCCCTACGGATCCGCACGCGATTCGTGCCGTCGCCAGCCGATGCGACGAACCGGATTTGAAGCAGAAATATCCTTACACGAAACCCAGGGAGATTGTCTTTGAGGTCAGTTATAACCTTCTAAGCTACTTTCTGTGGTTCTTGTATCCATTCTACAAAGCGGATCGCTATTACAATCCACTGGTAGAATATATTTCCGGCATTCCGGGGCTGTTTCTGGAGAAGCGCCGCAGTGTGGCGGCCCGCAGGCTCGTTACCAAGCTTGGCCGTGAAAAAAGACCGTTTTATGTCTTTTCTCTGCAGCTGCAAAGTGATTATCAGTTGAGGTCGAATTCGCCTTTTCCGCATCAAAAGAAGGCAATTGAAAGCACGTTGGTTTCTTTTGCTCGCAATACAGGAACTCGCACCAATCTGATTTTGAAAGCCCATCCTCTCGACAATGGGTTTGAGCATTGGGGCAGATTCATTCGCAAGAAAGCGAAAGAACTGGGTGTCTCCGATCGAGTACACTATGTCATTGGGGGGAACCTGACGTTCATGCTGAAGCACGCAAAGGGCTGCATCATGATCAATAGTACCGTTGGGCTGCATTCAGTGCGCTCCGGGTGTCCTGTGAAGGTTCTCGGGCATGCCATATTCGATATCAAGGGTCTGACACATCAAGGGACTATTGATAGTTTTTGGACACAGCCACAATCGCCGGACCCGGAGTTCGTCAAAGACTTTGTGAAGGCTCTGGCTGGGACCATTCAGGTCAAGGGCAATTTCTTTACGGCAAAGGGTAACAAGGCCGGGGTTCCGGCTTTTGCTAGGAACCTTGTCGAAAGACGGGTCAACGGCCTTGGGGCTTTTGTTGAAGTGCCGCCACGGCTCATGACGCTTCGTGCGTTTGAGCGGCCTTTGTATTCGCAGCTGCCAGTCGCTATCGAAGTGGATAGCACAGCGGAAGATATCCGCAGCATCAATGATATCAAGGCAGACCCTGTTCTGGATTTTTAA
- a CDS encoding polysaccharide biosynthesis/export family protein, with product MLRTLIVLIISASLTGCAITPREGPLSSEIETQSEESEYLVVDVDSQIVDGLSRFMPLGLYSQFKTTARHLPVATVGAGDVLSVTVFEADQGGLFSSGSGKGAEFPNVVVNEKGEISLPYTGSIKVKGKTPLQIQELVVESLEGKAIQPQAMVNVVRNENNIVTLSGDVTKPGLYPLPSQGVRLLDVVAQAGGTKYPARETYITLMRGSRQGVQQLETVINQPDENIFVARGDRIYLAHDPQRYTVLGAVKKPSVYTFDASSISVLEAIAAAGGLNDIRADATGVFVFRYEDPKLLESMNIKYTRQVRGKVPTIYRINMKHARSYFYAQSFRLQDKDSVFVSNAASVEIGKLLQLFNMATSSVKNVAQTSNYMAD from the coding sequence ATGCTTAGAACGCTGATAGTTTTGATTATCTCGGCCTCTCTTACTGGATGCGCGATCACTCCCAGAGAAGGGCCACTATCTTCAGAGATCGAAACGCAGAGCGAAGAAAGCGAGTATCTCGTTGTTGATGTTGATTCGCAAATTGTGGATGGGTTGTCTCGCTTCATGCCCTTGGGCCTCTACAGTCAGTTCAAGACGACAGCTCGTCATTTGCCGGTGGCCACAGTGGGGGCAGGGGATGTACTCTCCGTGACCGTGTTCGAGGCTGATCAGGGGGGGCTGTTTTCTAGCGGAAGTGGCAAAGGCGCGGAATTCCCGAATGTGGTCGTGAATGAAAAAGGTGAGATTTCTCTGCCATACACCGGTTCAATCAAGGTCAAGGGCAAGACACCTCTGCAAATTCAGGAACTGGTTGTCGAAAGTTTAGAAGGCAAAGCAATCCAGCCGCAAGCAATGGTCAATGTTGTTCGTAACGAGAACAACATTGTCACGCTAAGCGGCGATGTCACCAAGCCAGGTCTATACCCTTTGCCGTCGCAAGGCGTTCGCCTACTTGATGTTGTCGCGCAGGCAGGTGGTACCAAATACCCAGCGCGAGAAACCTACATCACGCTGATGCGAGGTAGTCGCCAAGGTGTTCAGCAGTTGGAGACGGTCATCAACCAGCCGGATGAAAACATTTTTGTTGCTCGCGGAGACCGGATCTATCTGGCGCATGACCCTCAGCGGTATACCGTGCTTGGCGCGGTCAAGAAGCCTTCTGTTTACACGTTTGACGCTTCCAGCATTTCTGTTCTGGAAGCTATCGCTGCGGCTGGCGGTTTGAATGACATTCGCGCAGATGCGACGGGGGTCTTTGTTTTTCGCTATGAAGATCCGAAGCTGCTCGAATCTATGAATATCAAATACACGCGGCAGGTTCGTGGCAAGGTCCCTACGATTTATCGTATTAATATGAAGCATGCTCGCTCATACTTCTACGCGCAGTCCTTCCGTTTGCAAGACAAGGATTCCGTTTTTGTATCCAATGCAGCGAGTGTGGAAATTGGCAAACTACTTCAATTGTTCAATATGGCGACGTCATCAGTGAAGAACGTTGCTCAGACGTCGAATTATATGGCTGATTGA
- a CDS encoding beta-3-deoxy-D-manno-oct-2-ulosonic acid transferase, whose protein sequence is MAGQIKLWQDRPAVIYGVGFWNRGSIRGMLAHLPGKPRFFWSFHRAIKAAKASGASLFAWTSRLSDEQRSACEEMGVPIINVEDGFIRSVGLGAAFVPAASLIMDEVGIYYDPSQPSDLELMLESAVVTDEERARGKAFREQVVALRVSKYNIGAQSRPIGFETDRLKILVPGQVSDDASIRKSRSDSLDLASGENPNLLLLKQVRQTNPDAYIIFKPHPDVSNGLRLGNLTEAQTRIYADAVNSDADIIQLIEQCDVVETISSLSGFEALLRGKRVVVHGLPFYAGWGVSEDRTRCSRRNRLRTLDELVFLAMICYPQYVELDSLRRCEAEDAISGLFRLRNNKRESCRDRVMLYLARVAFRLGL, encoded by the coding sequence ATGGCAGGGCAAATTAAACTTTGGCAAGACCGGCCAGCCGTCATCTATGGCGTTGGCTTCTGGAACCGTGGCTCGATCCGCGGAATGCTTGCGCATCTGCCGGGCAAGCCGCGGTTTTTTTGGTCCTTTCACCGGGCGATTAAAGCGGCAAAGGCAAGTGGAGCTAGTCTCTTTGCTTGGACGTCACGGTTGAGTGATGAACAGCGCTCCGCGTGTGAGGAGATGGGTGTTCCGATAATCAATGTTGAGGACGGCTTTATTCGTTCGGTCGGGTTGGGAGCGGCTTTTGTTCCTGCAGCCTCTCTGATCATGGATGAAGTCGGAATCTATTATGATCCCTCCCAGCCCAGCGATCTGGAACTAATGCTGGAATCTGCCGTAGTCACGGACGAGGAGCGGGCACGGGGCAAAGCTTTTCGTGAGCAGGTCGTGGCATTACGTGTCTCGAAATACAATATTGGGGCGCAATCGAGACCAATTGGTTTTGAAACTGACCGTTTGAAAATCCTGGTTCCCGGACAGGTGAGCGACGACGCTTCCATCCGGAAGAGCCGCAGTGACAGTCTTGATCTGGCATCAGGGGAAAATCCTAACCTGCTATTGTTAAAGCAGGTTCGGCAGACCAATCCTGATGCCTATATCATTTTCAAACCACATCCCGACGTGTCCAACGGATTGCGGCTGGGGAATCTGACTGAGGCGCAGACGCGAATTTATGCCGATGCGGTGAATAGCGATGCGGATATTATTCAACTGATAGAGCAATGCGATGTCGTGGAGACGATTAGTTCACTTTCGGGCTTTGAGGCATTGCTGCGTGGCAAGCGGGTGGTCGTTCATGGACTGCCCTTTTACGCCGGGTGGGGCGTAAGTGAAGACAGAACGCGCTGCTCCCGCCGCAATCGGCTGCGCACCTTGGATGAGCTCGTTTTCTTGGCGATGATTTGCTATCCACAGTATGTAGAGCTAGATAGCCTGCGACGATGCGAGGCCGAGGATGCTATTTCCGGTTTATTCCGATTAAGGAATAATAAAAGGGAATCTTGTAGGGATAGGGTTATGCTCTATTTGGCTAGGGTTGCCTTTCGTCTCGGACTGTAA
- a CDS encoding SDR family NAD(P)-dependent oxidoreductase produces MGKVPRSILITGASKGLGAALAMACAAEDIRLILTARSTAALETVKRHCELAGAQVSCLPLDLADEDSIEQALAFVETAGLPDLVICNAGVFSGRRPNGLLESRKEQRAQLAVNLTGTIHFTDCLAQAMKERRRGHLVLVSSLAAIQPQPDSPVYSASKAGLAAWGRALGEDLATHGVKVSVVYPGHIESQQTAAQMGALPGIIPASKAASIILRGVERGRERIIFPRYLFGLILISNALPGRFRRWVNRPFRYHVAYPDSSDREDRS; encoded by the coding sequence ATGGGCAAGGTGCCGCGCTCCATTCTGATTACCGGAGCCAGCAAGGGGCTGGGGGCTGCGCTGGCCATGGCCTGTGCTGCTGAGGATATCCGGCTGATCCTGACAGCGCGCAGCACGGCGGCTCTTGAGACGGTCAAACGGCATTGTGAATTGGCGGGTGCGCAGGTGTCCTGCCTGCCGCTGGATCTTGCCGATGAGGACAGTATCGAGCAGGCATTGGCCTTTGTCGAAACGGCCGGTCTGCCGGATCTGGTGATTTGCAACGCCGGTGTCTTTTCGGGGCGTCGCCCGAACGGTTTGCTTGAAAGCCGGAAAGAGCAGCGGGCGCAACTGGCGGTCAATCTTACCGGAACCATCCACTTTACGGATTGTCTTGCCCAGGCGATGAAAGAACGGCGGCGGGGCCATTTGGTTCTTGTCAGTTCCCTTGCTGCCATTCAGCCGCAACCGGACAGTCCGGTCTATAGTGCCAGCAAGGCTGGACTTGCCGCCTGGGGGCGGGCGCTGGGAGAGGATCTCGCCACGCATGGCGTCAAGGTCAGTGTGGTCTATCCGGGCCATATCGAAAGTCAGCAGACCGCCGCCCAGATGGGAGCCCTGCCGGGGATCATCCCTGCCAGTAAAGCGGCTTCGATCATTTTGCGCGGTGTGGAGCGAGGGCGGGAGCGAATCATTTTTCCCCGCTATCTCTTTGGGCTAATCCTTATCAGCAATGCATTGCCTGGCAGGTTCCGTCGCTGGGTCAATCGGCCATTTCGCTATCATGTCGCCTATCCGGATTCATCGGACCGGGAGGACAGATCTTGA
- a CDS encoding aminotransferase class I/II-fold pyridoxal phosphate-dependent enzyme, producing the protein MSKKQFDRESILNLSRSMAKGAVSKPAATRGASAKVDLSKTDFATLDLYQQIAIQRDMAERLQTRDPYFVLHETRAGATTIVDGKELINFASYDYLGLNGLDEVHQAAKDAIDAFGTSVSGSRPTSGERPFHGALEKKLAELYQSEAALVFVSGHATNVSTIGELLGPTDLVVFDAYSHNSVTTGCKLSGATRRSFKHNDLDDLERILVETRNAHDRVMIVVEGLYSMDGDMPDLARLVEIKERFGVWLMVDEAHSLGVLGATGKGLFEQKAVDPSKVDIWMGTMSKTMSGCGGYICGNQVLIDILKFFASGFMYSVGLSAPLAVAGAKSLEIMQREPWRVEKLQSNGQFFLKAAKAAGLDTGHSAGFCVVPVIVGDSLRAVKLSNNLMDNGIYAFPITYPAVPMHAARLRFFISATHSEEQLQQAVDITARELRKLEEANFSIATSLGNLTTD; encoded by the coding sequence ATGTCCAAGAAGCAATTTGACCGGGAGTCCATCCTCAACCTCTCGCGTTCCATGGCCAAGGGGGCCGTTTCCAAGCCGGCTGCAACACGGGGTGCTTCTGCCAAGGTTGACCTGTCGAAGACCGACTTTGCGACTCTGGATCTCTATCAACAGATTGCTATCCAGCGCGACATGGCCGAAAGGCTACAGACACGGGATCCCTATTTCGTTCTGCATGAGACCCGTGCCGGTGCGACGACAATCGTCGACGGCAAGGAGCTCATCAATTTTGCTTCCTATGACTATCTGGGGCTGAATGGCCTAGACGAGGTGCATCAGGCGGCCAAGGATGCCATTGACGCTTTTGGCACCTCCGTTTCCGGCTCACGTCCGACCTCCGGTGAACGCCCGTTTCATGGTGCACTGGAAAAGAAACTGGCCGAGCTCTATCAAAGCGAAGCGGCACTGGTCTTCGTTTCCGGCCATGCCACCAACGTTTCGACGATCGGTGAGCTGCTCGGGCCGACGGATCTGGTGGTGTTTGACGCCTATAGCCACAACTCGGTGACGACGGGCTGCAAGCTTTCCGGTGCGACGCGGCGATCCTTCAAGCATAATGACCTTGACGATCTGGAACGGATCTTGGTAGAGACCCGCAATGCTCATGATCGGGTGATGATCGTGGTCGAGGGGCTCTATTCCATGGATGGTGACATGCCGGATCTGGCGCGTCTGGTTGAGATCAAGGAGCGGTTCGGCGTCTGGCTGATGGTGGACGAAGCCCATTCCCTGGGTGTGCTGGGCGCAACGGGCAAGGGCCTGTTCGAGCAGAAGGCTGTCGATCCCTCCAAGGTTGATATCTGGATGGGCACCATGAGCAAGACCATGAGCGGTTGTGGTGGCTATATCTGCGGCAATCAGGTGCTGATCGACATTTTGAAATTCTTTGCATCTGGCTTCATGTATAGTGTGGGCCTGTCGGCCCCGCTTGCGGTTGCCGGGGCCAAGTCACTGGAAATCATGCAGCGCGAACCCTGGCGGGTGGAAAAGCTGCAGTCCAATGGCCAGTTCTTTCTGAAGGCGGCGAAGGCAGCAGGGCTTGATACCGGGCACAGCGCCGGATTCTGCGTGGTGCCGGTGATCGTTGGCGACAGCTTGCGAGCCGTCAAGCTGAGCAACAACCTGATGGACAATGGCATCTATGCCTTCCCGATCACCTATCCTGCGGTGCCAATGCATGCGGCGCGCCTGCGGTTTTTCATCAGTGCCACGCACAGTGAAGAACAACTGCAACAGGCGGTTGACATCACGGCGCGGGAACTGAGGAAGCTAGAAGAGGCAAATTTCTCCATTGCCACATCACTTGGCAATCTGACTACTGACTGA